From the Psychrilyobacter piezotolerans genome, one window contains:
- the fabD gene encoding ACP S-malonyltransferase, with product MSKIAFIYPGQGTQYVGMGKELYETNEMAKKYFDEIFDSLDLDLKETMFNGPEEKLKQTKYTQPAIVTMSLVLTKLLKDSGIEADYAAGHSLGEYSALGTANVLSTCDTVRLTALRGEIMNVVSGEVDGTMAAIIGLESAKIEEICESIDGIVEAVNYNEPKQTVIAGSKDAIAAACEKLKEAGAKRAMVLAVSGPFHSSLMKPAGDRLKADFDKFNFMEGNIEILSNTGVEFLKDAAKIKEELYHQTFGPVRWVETIEKLRDNGVTKFYEIGPGKVLKGLVRKIDKTLEVVNVESI from the coding sequence ATGTCGAAAATAGCGTTTATATATCCAGGACAAGGAACACAATATGTTGGAATGGGTAAGGAATTATATGAAACAAATGAGATGGCTAAAAAATATTTTGATGAAATTTTTGATAGCTTAGATTTAGACTTAAAAGAAACTATGTTTAACGGACCTGAGGAGAAGTTAAAACAAACAAAATATACACAGCCTGCTATAGTAACTATGTCGTTGGTATTGACTAAGTTATTAAAGGACAGCGGAATCGAAGCAGACTATGCGGCTGGACATTCACTGGGAGAGTACTCAGCATTAGGAACTGCTAACGTATTATCAACTTGTGATACAGTGAGATTAACTGCCCTTAGAGGGGAGATTATGAACGTAGTTTCAGGTGAGGTAGACGGAACTATGGCAGCTATTATCGGGCTGGAATCAGCTAAGATCGAGGAGATCTGTGAAAGTATAGATGGAATAGTAGAAGCTGTAAACTATAACGAACCTAAGCAGACTGTAATAGCGGGATCAAAAGATGCCATTGCTGCAGCATGTGAGAAGTTAAAGGAAGCAGGAGCTAAAAGAGCTATGGTACTGGCTGTATCCGGGCCATTTCATTCATCATTGATGAAACCGGCAGGAGACAGATTAAAAGCTGATTTTGATAAATTCAACTTTATGGAAGGAAATATCGAGATCTTGTCTAATACAGGAGTAGAGTTTTTAAAGGATGCTGCAAAAATAAAAGAAGAGTTATACCACCAGACTTTTGGTCCTGTAAGATGGGTTGAAACAATCGAAAAATTAAGGGATAATGGAGTAACTAAATTCTATGAGATTGGACCTGGAAAAGTATTAAAAGGTTTAGTTAGAAAGATAGATAAAACTTTAGAAGTGGTAAATGTCGAATCGATATAA
- a CDS encoding beta-ketoacyl-ACP synthase III yields the protein MKTLKNFGILGIGTYVPEKIMTNSDLEKIVDTSDAWIQKMTGIKERRIAAENEATSDLAYNAAVKALESSNTKAEEIDLIVVATLTPDYFTPSVSAMLQKRLGAHHAAAFDLGAACSGFVYGLEAGGNFIATGMYKKVLVIGAEVFSRILDWEDRNTCVLFGDGAAAAVLGEVEEGYGLIGSHLGADGDLDDVLIIPAGGSRTPATHETIDNRSHYLKMKGQEVFKFAVKAMPGAVEKVLENTGIGIDELELIVPHQANMRIISSAAKKLGFPAEKFVLNLDRYGNTSAASVGLALGEALEKGMIKKGDNIALVGFGAGLTYASCVMKWAY from the coding sequence ATGAAAACTCTTAAAAATTTTGGGATATTGGGAATAGGAACCTATGTCCCTGAAAAAATAATGACAAATTCTGATTTAGAAAAAATAGTGGATACTTCAGATGCATGGATACAAAAGATGACAGGGATAAAGGAAAGAAGGATAGCGGCAGAGAATGAAGCTACCTCTGACCTTGCTTACAATGCAGCAGTGAAGGCCTTGGAATCATCTAATACCAAGGCGGAGGAGATAGACCTCATAGTTGTGGCTACGCTGACACCGGATTATTTTACTCCCTCTGTATCGGCTATGCTGCAAAAAAGATTGGGAGCACATCATGCAGCAGCATTTGACCTGGGTGCGGCCTGCAGTGGATTTGTATACGGACTGGAAGCCGGAGGGAACTTTATAGCAACTGGTATGTATAAAAAAGTATTGGTGATAGGTGCGGAAGTATTCTCTAGAATTTTGGATTGGGAAGACAGGAATACCTGTGTACTATTTGGTGATGGAGCGGCAGCGGCAGTACTGGGAGAGGTTGAAGAGGGTTACGGCCTTATAGGTTCTCATCTGGGTGCTGACGGAGATTTGGATGATGTATTGATCATCCCGGCAGGTGGATCTAGAACTCCTGCAACCCATGAAACTATAGATAATAGATCTCACTACCTTAAGATGAAGGGACAGGAAGTTTTTAAATTTGCAGTAAAAGCCATGCCTGGAGCAGTGGAAAAAGTATTGGAAAATACAGGTATAGGTATAGATGAATTAGAACTAATCGTACCTCACCAAGCTAATATGAGAATCATAAGTTCAGCAGCAAAAAAGTTGGGATTCCCGGCAGAAAAATTTGTGCTAAACTTGGATAGATATGGAAATACATCAGCAGCTTCCGTTGGGTTAGCCTTGGGAGAAGCGTTGGAAAAAGGAATGATTAAAAAAGGTGATAATATAGCGTTGGTAGGTTTCGGAGCCGGATTGACCTATGCATCATGTGTTATGAAGTGGGCATATTAG
- the plsX gene encoding phosphate acyltransferase PlsX yields MRIALDAMGGDYAPLETVKGAIEAIGENKNIRVILVGKEELIKEELLKYSYDVDRIEIKNATEVIEMDEKSSPTAAVRAKKDASMNVALEMVKNKEATACISAGNTGALMTASQLKLKRIKGVLRPAITTVFPANDNKHIVLLDAGANADCKPEYLDQFATMANEYAKVLLNIESPRVGLLNIGEEDGKGNELTKAAFYLLKENKYIDFRGNIETREMTNGSVDVVVTDGFTGNIVLKTAEGTVHFMKNIIKDGVNKSLLAKIGALLMSSVFKEMKRQSDSSEYGGALFMGLNGISIKAHGNSDSKAIKNAILVGNKFAENNFVESLKKVIGGENENS; encoded by the coding sequence TTGAGAATAGCATTAGACGCTATGGGTGGTGATTATGCTCCGTTAGAAACAGTAAAGGGAGCTATCGAAGCTATCGGTGAAAATAAAAATATCCGTGTGATCCTTGTGGGGAAGGAAGAACTTATAAAAGAAGAACTGTTAAAATATAGTTATGATGTGGATAGAATAGAGATAAAAAATGCCACAGAAGTGATAGAAATGGATGAGAAGTCATCTCCTACAGCAGCTGTAAGAGCTAAAAAAGATGCATCTATGAATGTGGCTTTAGAGATGGTAAAAAATAAAGAAGCTACAGCTTGTATATCGGCCGGAAATACAGGGGCCCTTATGACAGCCAGCCAGTTGAAGTTAAAAAGGATTAAAGGAGTGCTCAGGCCTGCTATAACAACAGTGTTCCCGGCAAATGATAATAAACATATAGTGCTCCTGGATGCAGGGGCAAATGCTGATTGTAAGCCGGAATATCTGGATCAGTTTGCTACCATGGCAAATGAGTATGCCAAGGTATTGTTGAATATAGAAAGTCCTAGAGTAGGTTTACTTAATATAGGAGAGGAAGATGGTAAGGGGAATGAACTTACTAAAGCTGCATTTTATCTGTTAAAAGAAAATAAATACATAGACTTTCGTGGGAATATAGAAACCCGTGAGATGACCAATGGATCTGTAGATGTAGTGGTAACAGACGGATTTACAGGGAATATAGTGCTGAAAACAGCAGAGGGAACAGTTCATTTTATGAAAAACATCATAAAGGACGGGGTAAATAAAAGCCTCCTGGCAAAAATAGGAGCATTACTTATGAGCTCTGTATTCAAAGAGATGAAGAGGCAGTCCGATTCATCGGAATATGGCGGAGCGCTATTTATGGGACTCAATGGAATATCTATAAAGGCTCATGGTAACTCAGATTCAAAAGCTATAAAAAATGCTATCTTAGTCGGAAATAAATTTGCAGAAAATAACTTTGTTGAAAGTTTAAAAAAGGTAATCGGAGGAGAAAATGAAAACTCTTAA
- the rpmF gene encoding 50S ribosomal protein L32, producing the protein MAVPKKKTSKAKKNMRRSHHALKGTNLATCSNCGAPKRPHRVCLECGSYKGKQVLTSDAE; encoded by the coding sequence ATGGCAGTACCTAAGAAGAAAACATCAAAAGCTAAGAAAAACATGAGAAGATCGCACCACGCTTTAAAAGGAACTAACTTAGCTACGTGTTCTAACTGTGGAGCTCCAAAGAGACCTCACAGAGTATGTTTAGAATGTGGAAGTTATAAAGGGAAGCAAGTTTTAACTAGCGACGCTGAGTAA
- a CDS encoding YceD family protein: protein MKKNIDQLKMKRETKFEFTEILEDILVEGAIVPEVHVDYLLELVEGEVIIRGEYTALAKTSCVRCLEEIEVKVSGEFFGDYKESKDYDEYIESLGKEAQVSDDMVEELVDGEVDISSLVRDYIILDMPQFPACEPECDGLEELEKYRNSGIDSRWQKLLDLKN, encoded by the coding sequence TTGAAAAAAAATATTGATCAGTTAAAAATGAAAAGGGAAACTAAATTTGAATTTACAGAGATATTAGAAGATATTCTGGTAGAAGGAGCAATAGTTCCGGAAGTTCATGTAGATTACTTATTAGAACTAGTTGAAGGTGAGGTCATCATTAGAGGTGAATATACAGCTTTAGCAAAGACTAGTTGTGTCAGGTGTTTAGAGGAGATAGAAGTCAAGGTTTCTGGAGAGTTTTTTGGAGACTATAAAGAGAGTAAAGATTATGACGAATATATCGAATCTCTAGGTAAGGAAGCGCAAGTATCAGATGACATGGTAGAAGAGTTAGTTGATGGAGAGGTGGATATAAGTTCTCTGGTAAGAGATTATATTATTTTGGATATGCCTCAATTTCCAGCCTGTGAACCGGAATGTGATGGTTTAGAAGAATTAGAAAAATATCGTAACAGCGGTATAGACTCCAGATGGCAAAAGCTGCTGGATTTAAAGAATTAA
- the hydF gene encoding [FeFe] hydrogenase H-cluster maturation GTPase HydF, with translation MSNLNKTPSSNRLHISIFGKRNMGKSTLINAITGQNLAIVSDFAGTTTDPIYKAMEILPIGPCVLIDTAGIDDVGALGDLRIKKTMEVVRKTDIALITVDYNGFLEFDYNIIDILNKNNTPFIVVINKADIEKPNSDFLTELENLNYPYINLSAEQKDRMEDMKGLIIQHSPMEFESPSILGDLIEDGDHIVLVIPIDTGMPKGRIILPQVQTMRDILDNSGIIHTCKDTELQATLDGLKHPPKLVITDSQAFERVSAMVPEGVLLTSFSILFARYKGDLNRMVDGAKTLMSLKSGDKFLVSEACTHHVQKDDIGRYKIPKWIDEKIDTGIDFDIVAGRDYPENLKDYKLVIHCGGCTLNRKEMLGRIDISYREGVPILNYGLCIAALYGILDRALKPFPEVNEIWKKK, from the coding sequence ATGTCAAATTTAAATAAAACTCCAAGTTCAAACAGACTGCATATCTCTATTTTCGGGAAAAGAAATATGGGGAAATCAACACTAATCAATGCAATCACAGGACAAAATTTAGCCATCGTTTCTGATTTTGCAGGAACAACAACCGATCCCATCTATAAAGCTATGGAGATCCTGCCCATAGGACCATGTGTTCTTATCGATACAGCAGGAATAGATGATGTAGGTGCCTTAGGAGATTTACGTATAAAGAAAACCATGGAAGTCGTAAGAAAAACCGATATAGCCCTTATCACAGTTGACTACAACGGATTTCTAGAGTTCGACTATAATATTATCGACATTTTAAATAAAAATAACACTCCGTTTATAGTGGTTATCAATAAGGCAGATATAGAAAAACCCAATTCTGATTTTTTAACGGAGTTAGAAAATTTAAATTATCCATATATAAATCTGTCCGCAGAACAAAAAGACAGGATGGAAGATATGAAAGGCCTGATCATCCAGCATTCTCCCATGGAATTTGAAAGTCCAAGCATCTTAGGAGACCTTATAGAAGACGGAGATCACATTGTTTTGGTTATTCCCATCGATACCGGGATGCCTAAAGGTCGTATAATTCTGCCCCAGGTGCAGACTATGAGAGATATTTTAGATAACAGCGGAATCATCCACACCTGTAAAGATACCGAATTGCAAGCCACTTTAGATGGATTGAAACATCCTCCGAAATTAGTCATCACAGATTCCCAGGCTTTTGAAAGAGTCTCAGCCATGGTTCCAGAAGGTGTCCTTCTGACTTCATTCTCCATCCTTTTTGCCCGATACAAAGGTGATTTAAACAGGATGGTAGATGGAGCAAAGACACTGATGTCACTTAAAAGCGGGGACAAATTTTTAGTTTCAGAAGCCTGTACCCACCATGTTCAAAAAGATGATATAGGCAGATATAAGATCCCCAAATGGATAGACGAAAAGATCGACACCGGGATAGATTTTGATATCGTAGCAGGAAGGGACTACCCAGAAAATTTAAAAGACTATAAATTGGTTATCCATTGCGGCGGATGCACTCTGAACAGAAAAGAGATGTTAGGCAGAATAGACATAAGTTACCGTGAAGGGGTTCCCATCTTAAACTACGGTCTTTGTATAGCCGCCCTCTATGGTATCCTGGACAGAGCCCTTAAACCCTTTCCAGAAGTTAATGAAATATGGAAGAAAAAGTAA
- a CDS encoding septal ring lytic transglycosylase RlpA family protein, whose translation MKKLVLVIIIAIALVGCSSNAPKKTVSYSKSPVQNSKSKTGKTVTDKTVKGKTMRGKASWYGDYFHGKKTASGEKYNMYNLTAAHKTLPFGTIVRVKNLDNGKSVEVKINDRGPYVKGRIIDLSRAAFKKIAPLGAGVLNVEVTILDTSNTFRYKH comes from the coding sequence ATGAAAAAATTAGTATTAGTCATAATTATCGCTATTGCCCTGGTAGGCTGTAGCAGCAACGCCCCAAAGAAAACAGTATCGTATTCTAAATCCCCCGTACAAAATTCTAAATCTAAAACAGGTAAGACTGTCACAGATAAGACCGTCAAAGGGAAGACCATGAGAGGAAAGGCGTCTTGGTATGGAGATTACTTTCACGGGAAAAAAACAGCCAGCGGGGAAAAATACAACATGTATAATTTAACCGCTGCCCATAAAACACTGCCTTTCGGCACAATTGTCAGAGTAAAAAACTTAGATAACGGGAAATCTGTAGAAGTCAAAATAAATGACAGAGGCCCATACGTGAAGGGGCGGATCATCGATCTGAGCAGAGCTGCCTTTAAAAAAATAGCCCCCTTGGGAGCCGGAGTATTGAATGTTGAGGTTACCATCTTGGACACTTCAAATACTTTTAGATATAAACACTAA
- a CDS encoding TetR/AcrR family transcriptional regulator, whose translation MPKKPIFTREQIIDKAFGMLERGSLENITARSLAKELNCSPAPIYGLFISMDELKKELINRAKNLFLTYVSKEKEEVPFLNIGMGICKFAREEKPLFKSIFLRNSSYSTLISEFHKIIFEEMKKDERFDSLPADVKETLTIDCWTYAHGLSTLIATGYFKTPSDNFIRKRLISGPASIIYYHLGIEKEKNELN comes from the coding sequence ATGCCTAAAAAACCCATATTCACAAGAGAACAAATAATAGATAAAGCTTTTGGTATGTTAGAGAGAGGCAGTTTGGAAAATATCACAGCTAGAAGTTTAGCCAAGGAATTAAACTGTTCTCCTGCACCCATCTATGGTTTATTTATATCTATGGATGAATTAAAAAAGGAATTGATAAATAGAGCCAAAAATCTATTTTTAACATATGTCAGCAAAGAAAAAGAGGAGGTACCTTTTCTTAATATAGGGATGGGGATCTGCAAATTTGCAAGGGAAGAAAAACCGTTATTTAAATCTATATTTTTAAGAAATAGCTCATACAGTACATTGATATCTGAGTTTCATAAGATTATCTTTGAGGAGATGAAAAAAGACGAAAGGTTTGATAGTCTGCCAGCTGATGTCAAAGAAACTTTGACCATTGATTGCTGGACATATGCCCATGGTTTATCTACCCTTATTGCAACGGGATATTTCAAAACACCATCGGATAATTTTATAAGAAAAAGACTGATAAGTGGCCCTGCATCGATCATCTATTACCACCTAGGTATAGAAAAAGAAAAAAATGAATTAAATTAA
- a CDS encoding OmpP1/FadL family transporter — translation MKKILFGCIALLSTVSYGASVDALANSTPAYMGNPAQNATLTAEAVYYNPAGLVHLEDGNYMSIGGQLSNITYEMEKGGDNYKANDPMGIIPNLSYIHKSGDWAFYANTGGAAGGPTLDYEDGVPLLDGLLHGGLGADFGGSGTVEGKNAYVMANLGTAYRLNNEWSVAAGVKYIYAQRNIKIEVKDTKQYPTSPITKGLDGTYDAERTAQGFGGTFGVNYRPNDRLNMAVTYNTKVKLEFEADSEGSGSLGVMLPAIAANPAGAALAPIIDGDKRWRDLPAELKYGVSYKMTDKWTVMGGGNYFFISEADTDGKDGFKNGWEVNVGTEYQVSERWTLTTGYNYADTGASDETFNDTEFALNSHIFTVGAKFQQNSNLEWTFGTMYVDYIDHEVDGVNYKKNIIATGISAAYKF, via the coding sequence ATGAAGAAAATATTATTTGGATGTATAGCTTTACTTAGTACAGTATCATATGGAGCCAGTGTAGACGCACTAGCTAACTCAACGCCAGCATATATGGGGAACCCGGCTCAAAATGCTACATTAACAGCAGAGGCGGTTTATTATAATCCGGCAGGTTTAGTCCATTTAGAGGACGGAAACTATATGAGTATAGGAGGACAGCTGTCTAATATTACTTACGAGATGGAAAAGGGTGGGGATAACTATAAGGCTAACGATCCAATGGGGATTATACCTAATTTAAGTTATATTCATAAGAGTGGAGACTGGGCATTCTATGCCAACACTGGAGGAGCAGCAGGAGGACCTACTTTAGACTATGAGGATGGAGTACCTTTATTGGATGGTTTACTTCATGGTGGACTTGGAGCTGATTTTGGTGGAAGCGGTACCGTTGAAGGGAAAAATGCCTATGTCATGGCTAACCTTGGGACGGCCTACAGATTAAACAATGAATGGTCGGTGGCAGCAGGGGTTAAATATATCTATGCCCAAAGAAATATAAAAATTGAAGTTAAAGATACAAAACAATATCCAACAAGTCCAATAACTAAAGGATTGGATGGTACTTATGATGCAGAGAGAACGGCCCAGGGATTCGGTGGAACCTTTGGAGTGAACTATAGACCTAACGACAGATTGAACATGGCAGTGACTTATAATACTAAGGTTAAGCTGGAATTTGAAGCAGATTCAGAAGGAAGTGGAAGTTTAGGAGTAATGCTACCTGCAATAGCTGCAAACCCGGCAGGAGCAGCTTTAGCTCCAATCATCGATGGTGATAAAAGATGGAGAGACCTTCCAGCTGAATTGAAATACGGGGTATCTTATAAAATGACCGATAAGTGGACTGTAATGGGTGGAGGAAACTATTTTTTCATTTCAGAAGCTGACACAGATGGTAAAGACGGATTTAAAAACGGATGGGAAGTAAATGTAGGTACAGAGTACCAGGTATCTGAAAGATGGACTCTGACTACTGGATATAACTATGCGGATACAGGTGCATCTGATGAGACGTTTAACGACACCGAGTTTGCATTAAACTCACATATATTTACAGTGGGAGCTAAGTTCCAGCAGAATTCTAACTTAGAGTGGACATTCGGAACGATGTATGTGGACTATATTGATCATGAAGTAGATGGGGTAAATTATAAAAAAAATATAATTGCTACAGGAATAAGTGCAGCATATAAATTCTAA
- a CDS encoding HD domain-containing protein yields the protein MYIELAKEIQKINGCLYVVGGAVRDFFIYNNPIEKNSNIDIEILGVSPAQIEKILNNFGRWKLVGSLYKVYLIENLEITLPRDGDGFNPALNIETSILNRDLTINSLYYNPLTEKTIDLYNGKSDLENKILQYIDRETFLEDPLRLFRTIELAGRLNFKLSEDLKVLISTNFHLIQKIPRERIMGELEKILLNHRKPSKTFRLLDEVGGVEILFPNLYRSKKTIQDKVFHPEGDVFTHTLMTLDILKTTERTADLMVALLFHDIGKNLTQDTNFKGHTRASREMFLDLIGKFTNNKKLISSASDLIFYHAAPLILMLNNKVNKITIRKLAVQVDIPKLLKVYKADVLGRGRLDNSQELDNIQKIRSIYLEIKDDLTPLVNGSHLLSWGYKSGKEFKKILNYLYKLQLEEKFTSIEEARDIIENEEKQ from the coding sequence ATGTATATAGAATTAGCTAAGGAGATCCAAAAGATAAATGGTTGTCTATATGTGGTAGGCGGGGCTGTGAGAGATTTTTTTATCTACAACAATCCCATTGAAAAAAACTCAAATATAGACATAGAAATCTTAGGAGTTTCTCCTGCACAAATAGAAAAAATATTAAATAATTTCGGCAGATGGAAATTAGTCGGCAGCCTCTACAAGGTCTATCTCATCGAAAATTTAGAAATTACTCTACCACGAGACGGTGACGGATTCAACCCCGCTTTAAATATAGAGACTTCCATTCTAAACAGGGATCTGACCATCAACTCCCTTTACTACAACCCTCTGACAGAGAAGACTATAGACCTTTATAATGGAAAATCAGACCTTGAAAATAAAATTTTACAATATATAGACCGTGAAACTTTTTTAGAAGACCCCCTCAGATTATTTAGAACCATCGAGCTGGCAGGGAGGTTAAATTTTAAGCTTTCGGAGGATCTAAAGGTCTTAATTTCAACAAATTTTCACCTGATTCAAAAGATTCCACGGGAAAGAATCATGGGGGAATTGGAGAAAATCCTTTTAAATCACAGGAAACCTTCCAAAACTTTCAGGCTCCTGGATGAGGTTGGAGGAGTCGAGATCCTGTTTCCAAATCTATACCGGTCTAAAAAAACAATCCAGGATAAAGTTTTTCATCCTGAGGGAGATGTTTTCACCCACACCCTTATGACCCTTGATATCCTAAAAACCACCGAAAGAACAGCAGACCTTATGGTAGCCCTTTTATTTCACGATATCGGAAAAAACCTTACACAAGACACCAATTTTAAAGGGCATACCAGAGCATCCAGGGAGATGTTTTTAGATTTAATAGGTAAATTTACAAACAACAAAAAACTCATATCTTCTGCTTCTGATTTAATTTTTTACCATGCTGCCCCATTGATATTGATGTTAAACAACAAGGTCAATAAAATCACAATAAGAAAGCTAGCTGTCCAGGTAGATATCCCTAAACTCCTCAAAGTCTATAAAGCTGATGTTTTAGGAAGGGGACGGTTAGACAACTCACAGGAACTGGATAACATCCAAAAGATAAGGTCTATCTATCTGGAGATAAAAGATGATCTGACTCCCTTAGTCAACGGCAGCCACCTGCTTTCATGGGGATATAAGAGCGGGAAGGAATTTAAAAAGATCCTGAACTATCTGTATAAGTTACAGTTAGAGGAGAAGTTCACCAGCATAGAAGAAGCTAGGGATATAATTGAAAATGAAGAGAAACAATAG
- a CDS encoding CoA-disulfide reductase, translating to MRIVIIGGVAAGMSAAAKAKRMAKNSEVIVYEKGSIVSFGACGLPYYVGDFFDNPKGMIARTPEQFRESGVEVNINHEVLKVDVERKIVIVKNLVTDETFESSYDKLMVATGANAILPPVEGLKTLKNIFTLKSMDDGISLKKAIMKEENKEIVVIGAGYIGIEVVEAAKNLGKNVRVIQQGKRMMSASFDSEITDLMEKEVRSHGVELHLEEIVKKIEGNGVVERVITDKGEYSADIVVVATGVRPATGFLEGTGIEMDRGAIIIDEEGKTSVDSIYSAGDCAVVYHKVRKKNVYIPLATTANKIGRVVGENLAGAKIKFNGTLGSACIKVMDLEAGRTGITETEAKLDGINYKTVLVKDKNQTNYYPGQENIFVKLIYDAETKVILGGQIIGKNGAVLRVDVIAMAVAAKMKTSELGMMDFCYSPPFARTWDVLNVSGNVAK from the coding sequence ATGAGAATAGTTATTATAGGCGGAGTAGCAGCAGGAATGAGTGCAGCAGCAAAGGCTAAAAGAATGGCTAAAAATTCAGAGGTCATAGTATATGAAAAGGGAAGTATCGTATCTTTTGGAGCCTGCGGGCTGCCCTATTATGTAGGAGATTTTTTTGACAATCCCAAAGGTATGATTGCCAGGACTCCGGAACAGTTTAGAGAATCCGGTGTAGAAGTGAATATAAATCATGAGGTTTTAAAGGTAGATGTGGAGAGAAAAATAGTAATAGTTAAAAATTTAGTGACAGATGAAACTTTTGAAAGTTCATACGATAAATTAATGGTAGCTACAGGTGCTAATGCTATCCTGCCGCCAGTTGAAGGATTGAAAACTTTAAAAAATATTTTCACTTTGAAATCTATGGATGACGGTATCAGTTTAAAGAAAGCCATAATGAAAGAGGAAAATAAAGAGATAGTAGTGATCGGTGCCGGGTACATAGGGATAGAGGTTGTAGAAGCGGCGAAAAATCTGGGGAAAAATGTAAGGGTTATCCAACAGGGAAAAAGGATGATGTCAGCTTCTTTTGACAGTGAGATAACAGATCTTATGGAAAAAGAGGTAAGATCACATGGTGTAGAACTTCATTTAGAAGAGATTGTAAAAAAAATAGAGGGAAATGGTGTGGTAGAAAGGGTCATTACCGATAAGGGTGAATACAGTGCTGATATCGTAGTTGTAGCCACTGGTGTAAGACCTGCAACAGGATTCCTGGAGGGTACAGGAATTGAGATGGACAGGGGAGCTATTATAATAGACGAAGAGGGAAAAACATCTGTAGATAGTATCTATTCAGCAGGAGACTGTGCAGTGGTATATCATAAAGTCAGAAAGAAAAATGTGTATATTCCTCTGGCTACAACAGCTAACAAAATTGGAAGGGTAGTAGGGGAAAATTTAGCCGGGGCTAAAATTAAGTTCAATGGGACTCTGGGATCTGCCTGCATCAAGGTAATGGATTTAGAAGCCGGAAGAACAGGGATAACAGAAACCGAAGCCAAATTAGACGGGATAAACTATAAAACTGTATTAGTAAAGGATAAAAATCAAACTAATTATTATCCGGGACAGGAGAATATTTTTGTAAAATTAATATATGATGCTGAGACTAAGGTTATTTTAGGAGGGCAGATTATAGGAAAAAATGGAGCTGTATTGAGGGTAGATGTTATTGCCATGGCAGTTGCTGCAAAGATGAAAACTTCAGAATTAGGAATGATGGATTTTTGTTATTCTCCTCCATTTGCCAGAACATGGGATGTACTCAATGTAAGCGGAAATGTAGCTAAATAG
- a CDS encoding DUF5677 domain-containing protein gives MGITKQELTEEATDKTKEMYVEFSVMLEEVIQKGLDIVVSLNESKVTGREEKQQQIMISILKEILEKIDGIIILSEKYSQQNISVLARSVLDGFLDLNFMLKAPKRALAYIYCKSLDYLSKYEKMELSADDQEGIKSIQQQLGDELKKQRGKKKESNDHRLNWKSFYFDEKTDDPYKSKGAKIHYSLLCAETHNQGSIIHSYSEDNSFKLRGFRDTSKTEIGLISQIIARFSGEIFDRMVKLYIREPSSNLEKWREEIFEKSEKLIKLDNERLAGTTKLNAEI, from the coding sequence ATGGGGATTACAAAACAAGAGTTAACAGAGGAAGCAACTGATAAAACAAAAGAAATGTATGTTGAATTTAGTGTGATGCTGGAAGAAGTTATTCAAAAAGGCCTGGATATAGTAGTTTCTTTAAATGAAAGTAAGGTAACTGGCCGGGAAGAAAAACAGCAGCAAATAATGATTTCTATTTTAAAGGAAATACTGGAAAAAATAGATGGGATAATTATATTATCGGAAAAATATTCCCAGCAGAATATATCTGTTTTAGCAAGAAGTGTTTTAGATGGTTTTTTAGATCTGAATTTTATGCTGAAAGCCCCCAAAAGAGCATTAGCTTATATTTACTGCAAAAGTTTAGATTATCTGTCTAAATATGAAAAAATGGAATTATCGGCAGATGACCAGGAGGGTATAAAATCAATTCAACAACAGTTGGGAGACGAACTAAAAAAACAGCGGGGAAAGAAAAAAGAAAGTAACGATCACAGACTTAACTGGAAAAGCTTTTATTTTGATGAAAAAACAGACGATCCTTACAAAAGTAAGGGTGCAAAGATACACTATAGTTTATTATGTGCTGAAACCCATAACCAAGGTTCGATTATTCACAGTTATTCAGAGGATAATAGTTTTAAATTGAGAGGATTTAGAGATACTTCGAAAACTGAAATAGGGTTAATCTCACAGATAATTGCACGTTTTTCAGGGGAAATATTTGATAGGATGGTTAAGTTGTATATCCGGGAACCTTCATCTAATTTAGAAAAATGGCGGGAAGAAATATTTGAAAAATCAGAAAAGTTGATAAAATTAGATAATGAAAGATTGGCAGGAACAACAAAATTGAATGCTGAAATATAA